A single genomic interval of Saccharomyces eubayanus strain FM1318 chromosome IV, whole genome shotgun sequence harbors:
- the HNT1 gene encoding adenosine 5'-monophosphoramidase, whose product MPIAKRLAKAMKLDTYNILQNNGKIAHQEVDHVHFHLIPKRDEKTGLIVGWPAQESDFEKLGKLHKELLAELEGSD is encoded by the coding sequence ATGCCAATTGCCAAGAGACTGGCCAAGGCCATGAAGTTGGACACCTATAACATCTTGCAAAACAACGGTAAGATCGCGCATCAGGAAGTGGACCATGTGCATTTCCACTTGATTCCTAAGAGAGACGAGAAGACCGGGTTGATCGTCGGCTGGCCAGCTCAAGAAAGCGACTTTGAGAAGTTGGGTAAACTACACAAGGAATTGCTTGCTGAGCTAGAAGGCTCCGATTGA
- the SNA4 gene encoding Sna4p, whose translation MCCYCLCCTVSDFILYVIALFFPPIAVLFRSGLFSSDFLLNVLLTLLGFLPGMLHAFYYITITSPIRNADYVYYYQQGWVDSERNEPSSRPQTTDASQHRHQQGSSTRDVYPNIQTPLLQAAPHDNKQSTVESPPPYIP comes from the coding sequence ATGTGTTGCTACTGTCTTTGCTGCACAGTGTCCGACTTCATACTATATGTCATTGCGCTTTTCTTCCCTCCCATCGCAGTCCTATTTCGTTCCGGTCTGTTCTCATCTGATTTCCTACTGAATGTACTGTTGACGCTACTGGGGTTCTTGCCCGGTATGCTGCACGCATTCTACTACATCACGATTACAAGCCCCATAAGGAACGCCGACTACGTCTACTATTACCAACAAGGCTGGGTGGATAGCGAAAGGAACGAACCCTCGAGCCGTCCTCAAACCACCGACGCCTCCCAGCACCGCCATCAGCAGGGAAGCTCCACTAGAGACGTTTATCCAAATATCCAAACTCCTCTGCTGCAAGCCGCACCTCACGATAACAAACAGTCTACTGTGGAATCTCCCCCTCCGTATATACCATGA
- the UBP1 gene encoding ubiquitin-specific protease UBP1 translates to MDLFIERKINSLLQFLFVSRQDFLKNLRFWNNNNNNFSIYLLIFGVVVFFYKKPDHLNRIVDSISEMTTNFRNSNSLSRWLPRSKFTHLDEEVLKRGGFIAGLVNDGNTCFMNSVLQSLASSRELMDFLDNNVIKTYEELEEKAENKEESGYEHEDEQDALKKKSAKNGKVYGKHKKKLNRKLSSREEEEENQEPDVTFSVTLRDLLAALNDKYYRDKPYFKTNRLLKAMSKSPRKNMLLGYDQEDAQEFFQNLLAELENNIKSMNSEKLDTTPIAKTELPADALVGQNNLEKVGTVYIPTEQIDPNSILHDKSIKNFTPYKLITPLDGITAERIGCLQCGENGGIRYSVFSGLSLNLPNENIGCTLKLSQLLSDWSKPEIIEGVECNRCALAAAHSHLLGQLKEFKQKSEGSIPEKLISAVQNRVQQIEEVLAKPVIDDEDYEKLHTANMVRKCSKSKQILISRPPPLLSIHINRSVFDPRTYTIRKNNSKVLFKSRLNLAPWCCDIDEINLDARLPMSKKEKAMQQDSSEDENIGGEYYSKLHERFEQEFEDSEEERDYDDGEENQTSHYNDNRDTNNYDPLNGEADGLSSDDEDEYIEETDALGNTIRKRNIEHANAEEEHEHVVEDNGEGMNNTDNVNHSELKVNVEDQLDSSSDEEDAIPAPPINYARSFSTVPATPLTYSLRSVIVHYGTHNYGXYIAFRKYRGCWWRISDETVYVVDEAEVLSTPGVFMLFYEYDYDEETGEMKDDLEAIPTNEEEEEGEQEQEQQNQEVQEGISGKDVN, encoded by the coding sequence ATGGATTTgtttattgaaagaaaaataaacagtTTATTacaatttttatttgtttccCGACaggattttttgaagaatttgagATTTTggaacaacaataataacaacttTTCGATTTACTTATTAATTTTTGGAGTagtagtatttttttataaaaaacCAGATCATTTGAATCGTATCGTTGACAGCATCAGTGAAATGACAACGAATTTCAGAAATAGTAATAGTCTCAGCCGTTGGTTGCCCAGAAGCAAGTTCACCCACTTGGACGAAGAAGTTCTGAAGAGGGGTGGCTTCATTGCTGGTTTGGTTAATGACGGTAACACCTGCTTCATGAATTCCGTATTACAATCATTGGCATCATCCCGAGAATTGATGGATTTCTTGGATAACAACGTCATCAAGACCTATGAAgaactagaagaaaaagcagaaaataaagaagaaagcgGATACGAACACGAAGACGAGCAAGATGCtctcaagaagaagtctGCCAAGAACGGTAAAGTTTACGGTAAGCACAAGAAAAAGCTAAACAGGAAATTAAGCTCCagagaggaagaagaagagaaccAAGAGCCGGATGTCACATTTAGCGTCACTTTAAGGGATCTATTAGCTGCTTTGAATGATAAGTATTATAGAGACAAACCATATTTTAAGACCAATAGGTTATTGAAAGCAATGTCCAAAtctccaagaaaaaatatgctTTTAGGCTACGATCAAGAAGATGCACAagagttttttcaaaatcttttagctgaattggaaaataacATCAAATCAATGAACTCTGAAAAGCTTGATACTACCCCAATCGCTAAAACTGAGTTACCAGCTGATGCTTTGGTGGGTCAAAATAATCTTGAGAAAGTCGGCACTGTTTATATTCCGACTGAACAAATTGATCCCAATTCTATTTTACACGACAAATcgatcaaaaatttcacacCTTATAAATTGATTACTCCTTTAGATGGTATTACCGCAGAAAGAATTGGATGTTTACAATGTGGTGAAAACGGTGGCATAAGATATTCCGTATTTTCAGGGTTAAGTTTAAATTTACCTAACGAGAATATTGGTTGCACCTTGAAGTTGTCTCAGTTGCTAAGCGATTGGAGTAAACCCGAAATCATCGAAGGCGTGGAATGTAATCGTTGTGCCCTCGCTGCAGCTCATTCTCATTTATTAGGTCAGCTGAAAGAATTCAAACAGAAATCAGAGGGTTCTATTCCAGAAAAATTGATTAGTGCTGTCCAAAACAGGGTAcaacaaattgaagagGTACTCGCCAAACCAGTtattgatgacgaagattATGAGAAGTTGCACACAGCCAACATGGTCCGTAAATGTTCCAAATCTAAACAAATCTTAATATCAAGACCACCACCATTATTGTCTATTCATATCAATAGATCTGTCTTCGATCCAAGAACCTACACAATcagaaaaaacaattcCAAAGTACTATTTAAATCAAGGTTAAACCTTGCCCCATGGTGTTGCGATATCGACGAAATCAATTTAGATGCTCGATTACCAATGtcaaagaaggaaaaggctATGCAACAAGATTCCagtgaagatgaaaacatTGGCGGCGAGTACTATTCCAAATTGCATGAGCGCTTCGAACAAGAATTTGAGGatagtgaagaagaaagagattACGATGACGGAGAAGAAAACCAGACCTCTCACTACAATGATAACAGGGATACTAATAATTATGACCCACTAAATGGTGAAGCTGATGGATTATCGTCagatgatgaggatgaaTACATCGAAGAAACCGACGCCTTAGGCAACACCATTAGAAAGAGGAATATAGAGCATGCCaatgctgaagaagaacatgAACATGTAGTAGAAGACAATGGGGAAGGGATGAACAACACCGACAACGTAAACCACAGCGAGCTAAAGGTTAATGTTGAGGACCAATTAGACTCATCATCAGATGAGGAAGATGCTATACCGGCTCCGCCCATCAACTATGCTAGGTCATTTTCCACTGTGCCAGCCACTCCGCTGACATATTCTTTGCGTTCAGTCATTGTTCATTACGGTACTCACAATTATGGTYACTACATTGCATTCAGGAAGTACAGAGGCTGTTGGTGGAGAATATCCGATGAGACCGTGTACGTCGTGGATGAAGCTGAAGTTCTTTCAACACCTGGTGTGTTTATGCTATTTTATGAGTATGACTACGATGAAGAAACCGGTGAGATGAAAGACGACTTGGAGGCCATTCCAACTAacgaggaagaagaagaaggagagcaagagcaagagcagCAAAACCAGGAAGTCCAAGAAGGTATATCTGGTAAAGATGTAAATTAA
- the EXP1 gene encoding Exp1p, producing MHLYGYFVLLIAVVLFIALLPLFSGIGKFKLTKPSSSVKAQSPTGKLGKREYLKSKLNHTNVLKFDLNGEKDGSGDDSTGVSSDLRKFEVDSKTGLKRRVIGQYNQDPNDFDFDINDLIVEDELDEQREEEKKLKKYNGKKNQAYEGFV from the coding sequence ATGCATTTATACGGCTACTTTGTGCTCCTCATTGCCGTGGTTCTTTTCATTGCATTATTGCCTTTGTTTTCTGGTATTGGAAAATTCAAGTTGACTAAACCGAGCTCATCGGTAAAAGCGCAATCACCAACAGGAAAGCTAGGTAAGAGGGAGTATTTAAAGAGCAAGCTTAACCACACCAATGTGCTGAAGTTCGACCTAAATGGCGAGAAAGATGGCTCTGGCGATGATAGCACAGGTGTTTCTTCTgatttgagaaaatttgaagttgattcaaaaacaggTTTGAAAAGACGCGTGATTGGACAATATAACCAGGACcccaatgattttgattttgatatcaATGACTTGATCGTTGAAGATGAACTAGATGaacaaagagaagaagagaaaaagctgaaaaaatataacgGTAAGAAAAACCAAGCTTACGAAGGATTTGTATGA
- the YFH1 gene encoding ferroxidase, which translates to MFKRPLASLVRMSAVLGKKSMVTVMRTPTRLRPIVATNMGLTLNLFQRRFVESSTDGQVVPQEVVNLPLEKYHEEADEYLDALLDNLEELSEAHPDCIPDVELSHGVMTLEVPAYGTYVINKQPPNKQIWLASPLSGPDRFDLLNGEWVSLRNGTKLTDILTEEVEQAIAKTQ; encoded by the coding sequence ATGTTTAAGCGTCCTCTAGCAAGTTTAGTACGAATGAGTGCCGTGCTCGGAAAAAAATCGATGGTAACAGTAATGAGAACACCTACTAGACTTCGTCCCATTGTAGCAACCAACATGGGTCTCACTTTAAATCTTTTTCAGAGGAGATTTGTAGAATCCTCAACAGATGGTCAAGTGGTCCCTCAAGAAGTGGTAAACTTACCACTTGAAAAGTACCATGAAGAGGCAGACGAGTACTTAGATGCTTTACTAGATAACTTAGAAGAACTGAGTGAGGCTCACCCAGATTGTATACCTGATGTAGAGTTGAGCCATGGAGTAATGACATTGGAGGTACCAGCTTATGGGACATACGTAATTAATAAGCAACCTCCCAATAAACAAATCTGGCTGGCATCTCCACTGTCTGGACCTGACAGATTTGACCTTCTTAATGGGGAATGGGTATCACTGAGAAACGGCACAAAGCTAACAGATATTCTTACCGAAGAAGTTGAACAAGCCATCGCCAAAACCCAATGA
- the HEM25 gene encoding Hem25p: MSEPANTSKNSSHLIGGFFGGLTSAVTLQPLDLLKTRIQQDKKSTLWKTLKDIDNPLQLWRGTLPSALRTSIGSALYLSCLNIMRTSLAKNKHKGSSSGDDLNVIYNKSSSLPRLTMYENLLTGAFSRGLVGYITMPITVIKVRYESTLYNYSSLNEATNHIYAKEGISGFFRGFGATCLRDAPYAGLYVLLYEKSKQLLPMILPSKFIHCNAEGEFTTYTSTTINTTSAVLSASLATTVTAPFDTIKTRMQLEPSKFTNSFKTFASIVKNETAFKLFSGLSMRLTRKALSAGIAWGIYEELVKRFM; this comes from the coding sequence ATGTCCGAACCGGCAAATACGTCAAAGAACTCTTCCCACTTAATTGGAGGCTTTTTTGGTGGGCTTACATCTGCTGTTACATTACAGCCATTAGATCTTTTAAAGACTAGAATCCAACAAGACAAAAAGTCAACGCTATGGAAGACTTTAAAAGACATAGATAACCCTTTACAACTATGGAGGGGTACTCTACCTTCAGCATTACGAACATCAATAGGTAGTGCGTTATATTTATCATGTTTGAATATCATGCGGACTTCCTTGGCTAAGAACAAGCATAAAGGGTCTTCATCAGGGGATGATCTGAATGTTATATACAACAAGAGCAGTAGTCTACCACGGCTAACAATGTACGAAAACCTGTTAACGGGGGCATTTTCAAGAGGCCTGGTGGGCTATATCACTATGCCAATCACTGTTATTAAAGTCCGATATGAGTCTACTCTGTATAATTATTCCAGTTTGAATGAGGCAACCAACCATATATACGCCAAAGAAGGTATTTCTGGATTTTTCAGAGGGTTTGGAGCTACATGTTTAAGAGATGCCCCTTATGCTGGATTATACGTATTGTTGTatgaaaaatccaaacaATTATTGCCCATGATCCTACCTAGCAAATTTATACATTGTAATGCTGAGGGGGAGTTTACTACCTATACTTCCACAACGATAAATACAACGAGTGCCGTGTTGTCTGCCAGTTTGGCCACCACAGTAACAGCACCATTCGACACTATAAAGACGAGAATGCAATTGGAGCCATCGAAGTTTACCAATTCCTTTAAAACTTTCGCATCTATAGTCAAGAACGAAACCGCTTTTAAACTGTTTAGTGGATTGAGCATGAGACTGACAAGAAAGGCGCTGAGTGCCGGTATCGCATGGGGCATATATGAAGAGTTGGTAAAGAGATTCATGTAA
- the CYK3 gene encoding Cyk3p: MATNLASLKPPFKVKARYGWSGQTKGDLGFLEGDIMEVTRIAGSWFYGRLLRNKKCSGYFPHNFVILLEERLNSNSLSENSRQSSKRAENLETSNKVVIPPVPSRFSFEESRTKKKLSSSVPNSPKRPADSLTKVRKARSKEIINEESIYNTQSSRHQNISAPNLPISNQTKPKVRNFEDSLKNPLPPLPPLPDLSNMRRTDRRTPKKSHSANDLNLARSSREYNYYKDNQKFYDGFIPEKRSSLGEDSISSGLFSNSQYLDDSVCSSENSFALMSDFSATSAGSFARHKYAQSFSDSLQRSQHAFTSTNKGDDQQQFSDSNSSSRNGKMGDILRKIIIPKRSTNNASSSISSPQSPKAYPKLPDIQNLNLSATPNEARDWIAVKCHLNRARTLTKYEKHPRYMRALEENRDLVLHPQDSIYNGLNTNEVKGNTKPGLVDVELAALNIEYIDKMTWKRCVKDGGMTLDSWAQTTFSARYSTVLEKLRGVYIFCTEMFALTDDNGSSDFSSEPENLGKTLFKKHCTPYELTWLFKKLANSLGIICEVVIGFLKTPSAVNWEFKYNHCWLRVLVNREWRFIDVILGNTTNPIHEFVNNRKIKKAENSYFLMAPLEMIYTHIPPREFEQHIVPSIDQLSALYLPLVFPSFFKNELKLYKFSTALSFLEDSEVYECSLEIPNDVEVFASVVIPTDNEEISNAYRNMELALTQIKKQKADSGRRVALIKAILPPGVSKGSLYVHSGVRGTQTSIANIHPLSMMIPLTHKGNDMKYEFLVKIPSESIQKVELYIVEPQSRHLFADNDYSFEIIQSPSDGIIYTSDEGPNQNRRQPMAVKSPSGRVHELVKSDPHFPYGTWKTSIKVKEPGVWSALVIADSGIGWSVFAEWLCV, from the coding sequence ATGGCTACGAACTTGGCGTCTTTAAAACCACCGTTTAAGGTGAAGGCTAGATATGGTTGGTCGGGCCAAACCAAAGGTGATTTAGGATTTTTGGAAGGAGATATCATGGAGGTCACAAGAATTGCCGGCTCTTGGTTCTACGGCAGGTTGctaagaaacaaaaagtgTTCTGGATATTTCCCTCATAATTTTGTTATATTATTAGAAGAAAGGCTAAACTCAAACTCTCTATCAGAAAACAGTAGacaatcttcaaaaagagCAGAAAATCTAGAGACTTCAAATAAAGTTGTTATTCCACCGGTTCCATCaaggttttcttttgaggaGTCAagaaccaagaaaaagttaTCTTCATCCGTACCAAACTCCCCAAAAAGACCAGCTGATTCATTGACAAAGGTTAGAAAGGCGAGATCAAAGGAAATAATAAACGAAGAAAGTATTTATAATACCCAATCCTCACGGCATCAAAACATCTCTGCACCAAATCTACCTATATCTAACCAAACCAAGCCCAAGGTACGAAACTTTGAAGATTCCTTGAAGAACCCATTACCACCGTTGCCACCATTACCTGATTTGAGCAATATGAGAAGAACAGATAGAAGAACGCCAAAGAAATCACATTCTGCCAACGATCTCAATTTAGCTCGCTCTTCCAGAGAGTACAACTACTATAAAGATAACCAAAAGTTTTACGACGGATTTATTCCAGAAAAGAGATCTTCTTTGGGGGAAGATTCTATTTCGTCAGgcttattttcaaattctcaGTACCTGGATGACTCGGTATGTAGCAGTGAGAACAGTTTTGCGTTAATGAGTGATTTCAGTGCTACTAGTGCTGGAAGTTTTGCAAGGCACAAATATGCTCAGTCGTTTTCTGATTCGTTGCAGAGATCTCAACATGCATTTACTTCTACAAACAAAGGCGATGATCAACAGCAATTTAGTGATTCTAATTCTAGTTCAAGAAACGGTAAAATGGGCGATAtattgagaaaaataatcatTCCAAAGAGGAGTACCAATAATGCATCCAGCTCAATATCTTCACCACAGTCTCCGAAAGCATATCCCAAACTACCAGACATCCAAAATTTGAACCTGTCTGCGACACCCAATGAAGCTCGTGACTGGATTGCGGTGAAATGTCATTTAAACAGAGCAAGAACTCTGACAAAATATGAGAAGCATCCGAGGTATATGAGAGCACTCGAAGAAAATCGAGATTTAGTCTTGCATCCTCAAGATTCCATTTATAACGGCTTAAACACTAATGAAGTCAAAGGTAATACAAAACCTGGTTTGGTTGATGTGGAACTGGCTGCGTTAAACATAGAATATATTGATAAGATGACTTGGAAACGATGTGTTAAAGACGGAGGCATGACATTAGATTCTTGGGCTCAAACAACGTTTTCAGCAAGATACTCAActgttttggaaaaattgagaGGAGTGTACATTTTTTGTACGGAAATGTTTGCACTAACTGATGACAATGGATCCTCAGATTTCTCTTCAGAACCTGAAAACTTGGGGAAAACACTATTTAAAAAGCATTGCACACCGTATGAATTAACTTggctcttcaaaaaattagcCAATTCACTGGGAATCATTTGTGAGGTTGTTATAGGTTTCTTAAAGACACCAAGTGCGGTGAATTGGGAATTCAAGTATAACCATTGTTGGCTAAGGGTATTGGTTAACAGAGAATGGAGGTTTATTGATGTTATTCTAGGAAATACAACTAATCCAATTCACGAATTTGTTAATaacagaaaaattaaaaaagctGAAAACAGTTACTTCTTGATGGCTCCATTAGAAATGATTTACACACATATACCACCCAGGGAATTCGAACAACACATTGTCCCTAGCATTGATCAATTGTCTGCGTTATACCTACCGTTAGTCTTTCCatcgtttttcaaaaatgagtTGAAGTTATATAAGTTTAGCACtgctttgtcttttttggAGGATTCTGAAGTTTACGAATGCTCTTTGGAAATTCCTAATGACGTCGAGGTGTTTGCATCAGTGGTTATCCCAACcgataatgaagaaatttcaAATGCGTATAGGAATATGGAATTAGCATTAactcaaatcaaaaagcaaaaagcAGATTCCGGCAGGAGAGTTGCTCTCATCAAAGCCATTTTGCCACCCGGTGTAAGCAAAGGTTCACTATACGTACATTCTGGTGTGAGAGGTACACAAACCAGTATTGCTAATATTCATCCACTGTCCATGATGATCCCGTTAACACATAAGGGAAATGATATGAAATACGAATTCTTAGTCAAGATTCCTTCAGAAAGCATCCAAAAAGTCGAACTATACATTGTTGAACCTCAGAGCAGACATTTGTTTGCTGATAATGATTACTCATTCGAAATTATCCAAAGTCCTTCTGATGGTATTATATACACCAGTGACGAAGGACCAAACCAGAATCGGAGACAGCCGATGGCGGTGAAGTCACCTTCAGGAAGAGTTCACGAACTAGTAAAAAGCGACCCCCATTTTCCTTACGGCACCTGGAAGACAAGCATCAAGGTTAAAGAGCCTGGTGTGTGGAGCGCTTTAGTAATTGCTGACTCCGGGATTGGTTGGTCTGTTTTTGCCGAATGGTTGTGCGTATGA
- the NUP84 gene encoding Nup84p, which yields MDLSLTHQKEQFTKFSDTLEEFKIEQNNEQNTIDPFDIIREFRSTAGKFALDSANSTDQGNSISSKDWELEARFWHLVELLLVFRNADLDLNATNLHPYNSRALFEKKLMQDNLQLYQIWIVMVWLKENAHMEERPQDIPTSKWSNSIISGGLKSCDLDYPLRESSNVLDVKDKEEDHIFFKYIYELILAGATDEALEEAKLADNITICMILCGIQEYLNPVIDTEIAGEFDRQQGIKRHSLWRRTVYSLSQQPNLDPYERAIYSYLSGDIPNEEVMQYSDWESDLHLYLNQILQIEIENYLLESGQISSDELIISLPSHALTVQEVLNKVASRHPSESEHPIRVLMASVILDSLPSVIHSSVEMLLDVVKGTETSNDIIDEPYLLRIVTHLAIFLDIIDXGSVEVVDKSKLITTYISLLKLQGLYESIPIYATFLTESDCLEAYSFILSSLEDSQVRQKQIEIMNFLKLPASNILRRTTQRVFDETEQEYSPSNEISISFDINDIDMHLIYGVEWLIEGKLYVDSVHSIIALSRRFLLNGRVKALEQFMDRNNLGEIYKNYELEKMAEDISKNENQDQLMKEILQYEHLIRGIKEYEEWQKSVNLLNSESNIPSLIEKLQGFSNDTFELIKVFLVDLTSSDLTNSTDHEILYEIRALYTPFLIMELHKRLVEAAELLKIPKFISEALAFTSLVANENDKIYLLFQSSGKLKDYLDLVARTATLLD from the coding sequence ATGGATTTGTCCCTCACTCATCAAAAAGAACAGTTCACAAAGTTCTCGGATACTTTAGAGGAATTcaaaattgaacaaaataatgaacAAAATACCATTGACCCATTTGACATTATAAGAGAGTTTCGTTCAACTGCTGGAAAATTTGCATTAGATTCAGCTAACTCCACAGACCAAGGGAATTCAATATCTTCTAAAGATTGGGAGTTGGAAGCCAGGTTCTGGCATCTAGTAGAGTTGTTATTGGTATTTAGGAATGCTGATCTTGATCTCAATGCGACTAACCTTCATCCATACAATTCTAGGGCAttatttgagaaaaaactgaTGCAAGACAATCTACAACTTTACCAAATATGGATAGTGATGGTTTggttaaaagaaaatgcacATATGGAGGAAAGACCTCAAGATATACCAACATCCAAGTGGTCCAATAGTATCATCTCTGGAGGTTTAAAGAGCTGTGATTTAGATTATCCCTTGCGGGAAAGTAGTAATGTCCTTGATGTtaaagacaaagaagaagaccatatttttttcaaatatatatacgaaCTCATTTTAGCTGGTGCAACTGATGAAGCATTAGAGGAGGCTAAACTTGCCGACAACATAACCATCTGTATGATTTTATGTGGTATTCAAGAATATTTGAATCCAGTCATCGATACGGAGATTGCAGGCGAGTTTGATAGGCAACAAGGCATTAAGAGGCATTCTTTATGGAGAAGAACCGTTTACAGTCTTTCACAACAACCTAATTTGGATCCATATGAAAGGGCAATATACAGCTATTTAAGCGGTGATATTCCAAACGAAGAAGTTATGCAATATTCAGATTGGGAATCTGACCTTCACTTATATTTAAAtcaaattttacaaattgaaattgaaaactaTCTCCTAGAGAGCGGCCAAATCAGTTCTGATGAGTTAATCATATCGTTACCTTCGCATGCGTTGACTGTACAAGAAGTACTCAACAAAGTAGCTTCAAGACATCCGTCGGAAAGTGAACACCCAATCAGAGTTTTAATGGCATCTGTTATATTGGATTCACTACCATCTGTTATCCATTCATCTGTAGAAATGCTACTTGATGTCGTGAAGGGAACAGAAACTAGCAACGATATAATAGACGAGCCTTATCTTCTAAGAATAGTAACACATTTAGCTATTTTTCTGGATATAATCGATYCTGGCTCAGTTGAAGTTGTTGACAAATCCAAACTCATTACCACATATATCAGTCTTCTAAAACTACAAGGACTTTATGAAAGTATTCCAATATATGCCACTTTCCTAACTGAATCTGACTGTTTGGAAGCGTACTCTTTCATATTGTCTTCTCTAGAGGATTCACAAGTAAGGCAAAAGCAAATCGAAATAATGAACTTCCTAAAACTTCCTGCGTCAAACATCTTGAGAAGAACTACACAACGTGTTTTTGACGAAACTGAACAAGAATACTCACCATCCAATGAAATTTCTATATCGTTCGATATAAACGACATTGATATGCACTTAATATATGGTGTGGAGTGGCTTATTGAGGGGAAACTGTATGTAGATTCTGTCCACTCAATAATCGCTCTATCGAGAAGGTTCTTATTAAATGGTCGTGTAAAGGCGCTCGAACAATTCATGGATAGAAACAATCTTGGGGAGATATACAAAAATTATGAACTAGAAAAAATGGCCGAGGATATATCCAAAAACGAAAATCAAGATCAATTGATGAAGGAAATTTTACAATACGAACATTTAATCCGAGGCataaaagaatatgaagAATGGCAAAAATCCGTGAATTTATTAAATTCAGAATCAAACATTCCTAGTTTAATAGAGAAATTGCAAGGATTTTCAAACGATACATTCGAGTTGATTAAGGTATTTTTAGTGGATTTGACTTCATCGGACCTGACCAATTCGACAGATCATGAGATTTTGTATGAAATTAGAGCTCTGTATACACCATTTTTAATAATGGAATTGCATAAAAGACTCGTGGAGGCAGCAGAGCTGTTGAAGATCCCAAAGTTTATATCAGAAGCTTTGGCATTTACCTCGTTGGTCGCCAATGAAAACGACAAGATCTACTTATTGTTCCAATCTAGtgggaaattgaaagactACTTAGACCTTGTCGCTCGTACGGCAACTCTTTTGGATTAA